Proteins from a single region of Amblyomma americanum isolate KBUSLIRL-KWMA chromosome 10, ASM5285725v1, whole genome shotgun sequence:
- the LOC144107677 gene encoding XK-related protein 6-like, with amino-acid sequence MLRASGRRYRFRSSRGLFFPCIRQTEVLVLRLALAPSGSGCARPSSVLFFVCLAAYCANSSMTEGRGYQFTWCDGAFCLISMLLSFIGILSDGWLVYTYARNELWVYFFITLFLALVPPVVINAFSISWHIEDNSASIWKWFFSIVLFGTIQRNWAIFLAGCKAQKTKDQKDFRVLYRHKRDLCVLDLYKSFLKSAPQLVLQLYIMLDTQDWRVPTLISSLRAITVLPWCMAAYDRTERRCRPEEPEIPLTGTILQFLWRFGTVGSRIGAMVLRGIVDDAWAIFIFGTHFLVTTFFAMVVTQLMVKKKVAADAPFWQKLAHGIAMGAGFTFCFINIGDSLSNNVALAGLILMYTYAGEENLESILTYHREWTNGGYHLHGKIAMAAVGISFLIGVGCMCWYRNSYHPACEVSLFPSRTPLGEDVDKQAAGNPHRDDGEARSDETPADERTRILSTFAQCENIAVRR; translated from the exons ATGCTCCGAGCTTCCGGACGTCGATACCGGTTTCGCTCGTCGCGAGGGTTGTTTTTTCCTTGCATTCGTCAAACTGAGGTTCTCGTACTTCGTCTGGCACTTGCGCCCAGTGGTTCAGGGTGTGCCCGCCCGTCCTCTGTGCTCTTCTTCGTGTGTCTCGCCGCGTACTGCGCAAACAGTTCGATGACGGAAGGCAGGGGGTACCAGTTCACGTGGTGCGACGGCGCCTTCTGCCTGATTTCGATGCTGCTGTCTTTTATCGGCATACTCAGCG ATGGGTGGCTGGTCTACACCTACGCCCGTAACGAGCTGTGGGTGTACTTCTTCATTACGCTGTTCCTTGCTTTGGTACCTCCAGTCGTGATCAACGCATTTAGCATCAGCTGGCACATTGAAGACAACAGCGCCTCGATATGGAAATGGTTTTTCAGCATAGTTCTGTTCGGCACCATTCAGAG GAACTGGGCGATCTTTCTGGCCGGTTGCAAGGCGCAGAAGACCAAGGACCAGAAAGACTTCCGCGTGCTCTACCGCCACAAGAGGGACCTGTGTGTGCTGGACCTGTACAAATCGTTCCTGAAGTCGGCACCACAGCTGGTGCTACAGCTCTACATCATGCTTGACACCCAAGACTGGCGTGTTCCTACAT TGATCTCCTCCTTACGAGCCATAACTGTGCTGCCGTGGTGCATGGCAGCCTACGACAGAACCGAGCGGCGCTGCCGTCCAGAGGAGCCGGAGATTCCGTTGACCGGCACGATCCTGCAGTTTCTGTGGAGATTTGGAACCGTCGGATCTCGGATCGGCGCCATGGTACTTCGCGGAATAGTGGACGACGCGTgggcaatttttatttttg gTACCCACTTCCTCGTGACAACCTTCTTCGCGATGGTGGTCACTCAACTCATGGTCAAGAAGAAGGTGGCAGCAGACGCGCCGTTTTGGCAGAAACTGGCGCATGGGATTGCCATGGGCGCCGGCTTCACATTCTGCTTCATCAACATCGGTGATTCCCTCAGCAACAACGTGGCGTTGGCTGGTCTCATCCTCATGTACACGTACGCCGGCGAGGAAAACCTGGAGTCAATCCTGACCTACCACAGGGAGTGGACGAACGGCGGCTACCACCTGCACGGAAAGATAGCCATGGCTGCAGTGGGCATAAGCTTCCTCATTG GCGTGGGCTGTATGTGCTGGTACCGCAACAGCTACCACCCAGCGTGCGAAGTCTCCTTGTTCCCCAGCAGGACCCCGCTTGGTGAGGACGTCGACAAGCAG